From a region of the Gossypium raimondii isolate GPD5lz chromosome 10, ASM2569854v1, whole genome shotgun sequence genome:
- the LOC105777701 gene encoding SMR domain-containing protein At5g58720 isoform X1 — protein MTLLTSSLFPLSTPLPLLKIYRENGLDRWPHRKSDAGLAAAILMQNLSRISMAATAYSKGELEYAAYLSDQGKIQTKLAREADERASQNIFKARNKGFENVITIDLHGQHVKQAMRL, from the exons ATGACATTGCTGACTTCTTCTCTCTTCCCCTTGTCGACGCCGCTTCCACTCttg AAAATCTACCGTGAAAATGGTCTCGACAGATGGCCTCACCGCAAG TCGGATGCAGGTTTAGCTGCAGCTATACTGATGCAGAACCTCAGCAGGATATCTATG GCTGCTACTGCATATTCAAAGGGAGAGTTGGAGTACGCGGCTTATCTTTCTGATCAG GGAAAGATACAGACTAAATTGGCACGGGAAGCAGATGAAAGGGCAAGCCAGAATATATTTAAAGCTAG GAACAAAGGCTTTGAAAATGTGATAACAATTGATTTGCATGGGCAACATGTCAAACAAGCAATGAGACTGTAA
- the LOC105777701 gene encoding SMR domain-containing protein At5g58720 isoform X3: MTLLTSSLFPLSTPLPLLMASPQGLAAAILMQNLSRISMAATAYSKGELEYAAYLSDQGKIQTKLAREADERASQNIFKARNKGFENVITIDLHGQHVKQAMRL, translated from the exons ATGACATTGCTGACTTCTTCTCTCTTCCCCTTGTCGACGCCGCTTCCACTCttg ATGGCCTCACCGCAAG GTTTAGCTGCAGCTATACTGATGCAGAACCTCAGCAGGATATCTATG GCTGCTACTGCATATTCAAAGGGAGAGTTGGAGTACGCGGCTTATCTTTCTGATCAG GGAAAGATACAGACTAAATTGGCACGGGAAGCAGATGAAAGGGCAAGCCAGAATATATTTAAAGCTAG GAACAAAGGCTTTGAAAATGTGATAACAATTGATTTGCATGGGCAACATGTCAAACAAGCAATGAGACTGTAA
- the LOC105777701 gene encoding uncharacterized protein LOC105777701 isoform X2 yields the protein MTLLTSSLFPLSTPLPLLKIYRENGLDRWPHRKSDAGLAAAILMQNLSRISMAATAYSKGELEYAAYLSDQVTYLFDKMEEWLGIVLLEALQNGAVVLDLKKLENLFYYIFDT from the exons ATGACATTGCTGACTTCTTCTCTCTTCCCCTTGTCGACGCCGCTTCCACTCttg AAAATCTACCGTGAAAATGGTCTCGACAGATGGCCTCACCGCAAG TCGGATGCAGGTTTAGCTGCAGCTATACTGATGCAGAACCTCAGCAGGATATCTATG GCTGCTACTGCATATTCAAAGGGAGAGTTGGAGTACGCGGCTTATCTTTCTGATCAG GTAACCTATTTGTTTGACAAGATGGAAGAATGGTTGGGGATTGTTTTGCTTGAAGCCTTGCAGAATGGCGCGGTAGTGCTAGATTTAAAGAAGTtggaaaatctattttattatatttttgatacTTAA
- the LOC105777701 gene encoding SMR domain-containing protein At5g58720 isoform X4 has product MASPQGLAAAILMQNLSRISMAATAYSKGELEYAAYLSDQGKIQTKLAREADERASQNIFKARNKGFENVITIDLHGQHVKQAMRL; this is encoded by the exons ATGGCCTCACCGCAAG GTTTAGCTGCAGCTATACTGATGCAGAACCTCAGCAGGATATCTATG GCTGCTACTGCATATTCAAAGGGAGAGTTGGAGTACGCGGCTTATCTTTCTGATCAG GGAAAGATACAGACTAAATTGGCACGGGAAGCAGATGAAAGGGCAAGCCAGAATATATTTAAAGCTAG GAACAAAGGCTTTGAAAATGTGATAACAATTGATTTGCATGGGCAACATGTCAAACAAGCAATGAGACTGTAA
- the LOC105777699 gene encoding GLABRA2 expression modulator, which produces MEKSKTETERKSSSMQSLSGEKNMKDSDPVLDEDDFVIVPTSEPETKEMQETQIPKQIQTEQSPSRRKSVHWSPELVSNSPPADHGSPKPTPNRSNPYITHTPAAESSSNSFKEKMDIVKDVLGRWGKKVEEATRKAEDLAENTWQHLKTNSSFTDAAMGRIAQGTKVLAEGGYERVFRQTFETVPKEQLLNSFACYLSTSAGPVMGVLYVSTAKLAYCSDNPLSYKNGSQTEWNLYKVVIPFHQLRAINPSSSKINPAEKYIQVICVDSHEFWFMGFLNYNGAVTCLQEASQLHGALSM; this is translated from the exons ATGGAAAAATCCAAAACGGAAACAGAACGGAAGTCCAGTTCAATGCAATCTCTGAGCGGAGAAAAGAACATGAAAGATTCGGATCCTGTATTGGATGAGGACGACTTTGTTATTGTGCCAACATCGGAGCCAGAGACAAAGGAAATGCAGGAGACTCAGATTCCAAAACAGATTCAAACCGAGCAATCACCGAGCCGGAGGAAATCGGTTCATTGGAGCCCCGAATTGGTTAGCAATTCGCCTCCAGCCGATCACGGATCCCCCAAGCCCACTCCTAACCGATCCAATCCTTACATTACTCACACTCCTGCTGCCGAATCTTCTTCGAATTCCTTCAAAG AGAAAATGGATATAGTGAAGGATGTCTTAGGGAGATGGGGGAAGAAAGTGGAAGAAGCGACGAGGAAAGCCGAGGATCTGGCCGAGAACACGTGGCAGCACC TGAAAACAAACTCAAGCTTTACTGATGCTGCCATGGGTAGAATTGCTCAGGGAACAAAGGTTTTAGCAGAAGGTGGTTATGAGAGGGTTTTTAGGCAAACATTTGAAACCGTTCCCAAAGAACAACTTCTAAATTCATTTGCTTGCTACTTGTCCACATCAGCTGGTCCTGTCATGGGAGTTTTATATGTTTCAACTGCAAAGCTGGCATATTGCAGTGATAATCCTCTTTCCTATAAAAATGGTAGCCAGACCGAATGGAACTTGTATAAG GTAGTTATCCCATTTCATCAACTTAGAGCAATTAACCCTTCTTCAAGCAAAATAAATCCTGCTGAAAAGTACATCCAGGTTATCTGTGTTGATAGTCATGAATTTTGGTTCATGGGCTTCTTAAACTACAATGGGGCCGTTACATGCCTACAGGAAGCATCACAACTCCATGGCGCCCTGTCTATGTGA